The proteins below are encoded in one region of Sulfolobus islandicus Y.N.15.51:
- a CDS encoding Rieske 2Fe-2S domain-containing protein encodes MMNRRTFLRLYLIVGAAVAIAPLIKPLADYVAYFYNELGTMSKQYLVVNNTDGLAGFPKYKIANIKDIQQQLSSGCPVYFFAYPLTNEPCFLVDLQVLLGQPVPEIPNPYYGQYAGPLGQMKTISGVGPNNSIYAFSDVCVHLGCQLPAQVLVTSENNPGLDTQNSVLHCPCHGSLYLLAKGGVVIGGPAPRPLPIILLEYDQSSGDIYAVGTNAPYFSASIPRTTPSDNLLYDPRYDYSVPSNPSCSKGG; translated from the coding sequence ATGATGAACAGAAGGACATTCTTAAGACTGTATTTAATAGTAGGAGCTGCAGTTGCAATAGCCCCTTTAATAAAGCCATTAGCGGATTACGTAGCATATTTCTACAATGAATTAGGTACCATGTCAAAGCAATACTTAGTAGTAAATAATACTGATGGATTAGCTGGATTTCCAAAATATAAGATAGCTAATATTAAAGATATACAGCAACAGTTAAGTTCTGGCTGTCCAGTCTACTTCTTCGCTTATCCATTAACCAATGAACCTTGTTTCCTAGTTGACTTGCAAGTGCTTTTAGGTCAACCTGTTCCAGAAATACCAAATCCATACTATGGGCAATATGCGGGTCCACTAGGACAAATGAAGACCATAAGTGGTGTAGGTCCAAATAACTCCATTTACGCGTTCTCTGATGTTTGTGTACATCTGGGTTGCCAACTCCCTGCACAAGTTTTAGTAACTTCTGAAAATAATCCAGGTTTAGATACTCAAAATTCAGTCCTCCATTGTCCATGCCATGGTTCCTTGTACTTGCTAGCCAAGGGTGGTGTAGTTATTGGGGGACCAGCTCCAAGACCTCTCCCTATAATACTATTAGAATATGATCAGAGTTCTGGTGACATATACGCAGTAGGCACTAATGCTCCCTATTTCAGTGCATCAATACCCAGAACTACCCCATCTGATAACCTGCTTTACGATCCTAGATATGACTATAGCGTACCTTCTAATCCGTCTTGCAGCAAGGGTGGTTAG
- a CDS encoding cytochrome c oxidase subunit II: MEKARIFELSTIVFAIVILTVLGIFSDIYLNSINTGAYLSTTQRQDAIPIKVIAMQYAWEFVYPNGTTTTNELVLKANQTYVLEIQSKDVIHAFYIPQLGFKFEAIPGYVYDFYIIVNKPGVYDIWCAEFCGPGHYLMKGTLIVVS; this comes from the coding sequence TTGGAAAAAGCCAGGATATTTGAACTGTCAACTATAGTATTTGCAATTGTAATCTTAACAGTTCTGGGCATTTTTTCAGATATTTATCTGAATTCAATAAACACTGGAGCCTATCTATCAACTACTCAAAGGCAAGACGCTATTCCTATTAAGGTAATAGCTATGCAATACGCTTGGGAATTCGTATATCCTAATGGGACTACCACAACCAATGAATTGGTATTGAAGGCCAATCAGACCTATGTACTTGAAATCCAATCAAAAGACGTTATTCACGCCTTTTATATACCGCAGTTAGGGTTCAAGTTTGAAGCGATACCGGGATATGTGTACGATTTCTATATAATCGTTAATAAACCTGGAGTATATGATATATGGTGTGCTGAATTCTGTGGCCCTGGCCATTACTTAATGAAAGGAACCTTGATAGTGGTGAGTTAG
- a CDS encoding cytochrome b, producing MVDEQKAGLFDRFMKWLDDRLGIYGHTLRPAPRYAYSIDYWLGGLVLSAFILEVITGALVALYYTPSDPYTSTTYLISKIPYGALLFSLHSWGAYAMVFLLLVHMTRNFFVGAYRQPREIMWVVGAGLAGLTLTEAYLGYSLPYNLISWVATTTGLNLFSYMPFNLGYLISLFTVVNPDQPGIMSGVDPLVQRFFVFHWIVGGLILALIGLHLYIFEKHGITPPVSQVRPGYPELIDEYQDKIRSDLKWELQPLMRSIGMVIMIFLLTFGAIFLIAGAIPFNIAITGGTPKYIMPAFNPVEAAQTPPVPDWYFLFIYFFYKAVSPTNASLIFLGWVVVTVLFPFIEEYIFRHKAPHPALRPASIAIGSGFIVSFIVNSVWAALTPGRDIGPIGAEVDGIIFLVCFAVIWPLLRYVVQPRVLAKWQSSPLTDGGVVIEYKERRILSGLAVLLINVSILGGLIYSLYEVFSLSSNPMINQFLIGQFLGTSLILFSISIFINVVMGIGKSQDI from the coding sequence ATGGTAGATGAGCAAAAGGCTGGTTTATTCGATAGATTTATGAAATGGTTAGATGATAGGTTAGGAATTTACGGCCATACTTTAAGACCTGCGCCTAGATATGCTTACTCGATAGATTATTGGCTAGGAGGGCTGGTATTATCAGCGTTCATACTCGAAGTAATAACTGGTGCTTTAGTTGCACTTTACTATACGCCAAGCGATCCATACACATCAACCACTTATTTAATAAGTAAAATACCGTACGGTGCCTTATTATTTAGTCTTCATAGCTGGGGAGCTTACGCCATGGTCTTCTTATTGTTAGTTCACATGACCAGAAACTTCTTTGTAGGAGCTTATAGACAACCAAGAGAAATAATGTGGGTAGTTGGAGCTGGATTAGCTGGCTTAACATTAACTGAGGCTTATTTAGGATATTCACTACCTTACAACTTGATCTCATGGGTTGCAACAACTACTGGGCTAAACTTATTCTCATACATGCCATTTAACTTGGGTTATCTAATTTCACTATTTACTGTAGTAAATCCCGATCAACCCGGTATAATGTCTGGTGTGGATCCTCTAGTACAAAGATTCTTCGTGTTTCACTGGATAGTAGGTGGATTAATACTAGCGCTTATAGGTCTACATCTTTACATATTTGAAAAACATGGCATAACTCCACCAGTATCTCAAGTTAGGCCAGGCTACCCCGAGCTAATAGACGAATACCAAGATAAGATAAGGTCTGATCTCAAATGGGAACTTCAACCGTTAATGAGGTCTATAGGGATGGTGATAATGATATTCCTACTAACCTTTGGTGCGATATTTCTGATAGCAGGAGCGATACCATTTAACATTGCTATTACCGGTGGTACTCCTAAATATATAATGCCTGCATTTAACCCAGTGGAAGCTGCGCAAACTCCACCAGTCCCTGACTGGTACTTCTTATTCATTTACTTCTTCTACAAGGCAGTAAGTCCAACTAATGCCTCTCTGATATTCCTAGGCTGGGTTGTAGTTACTGTGCTATTTCCATTTATAGAGGAATATATATTTAGGCATAAGGCTCCACATCCAGCATTAAGGCCAGCGTCTATTGCAATAGGTAGTGGTTTCATTGTCAGCTTTATAGTTAACAGTGTTTGGGCAGCTTTAACACCTGGAAGAGATATTGGACCGATAGGAGCTGAGGTTGACGGTATTATTTTCCTAGTTTGTTTTGCAGTGATTTGGCCATTATTAAGATATGTTGTGCAACCTAGAGTTTTAGCTAAATGGCAGAGTTCTCCATTAACTGATGGAGGTGTGGTAATTGAGTATAAGGAAAGGAGGATATTAAGTGGGCTAGCAGTACTACTGATTAACGTGTCTATACTAGGTGGGCTAATATATTCTCTATATGAGGTGTTTTCACTTTCAAGCAATCCCATGATTAACCAATTTTTAATAGGTCAATTTTTAGGTACTTCCCTAATTTTGTTTTCGATCTCAATTTTCATAAACGTGGTGATGGGGATTGGAAAAAGCCAGGATATTTGA